The segment GTTTACACAGTTTTCTGAAGGCTTATCTCCAGAGGAATTGGTAGAAAATATCGATTTTTATTTTTCAAATTTTGATAAAATAATTGAAAAATACGATTTAGAAAAAATAAAAACGGTAGGTGATGCTTATATGTGTGCAGGCGGTTTGCCTTTTCCTACAGAAGATCATTCTTATAAGATTACATTGGCAGCGTTAGAAATTGTAGATTTTGTAAAAAAAACAATGAATACTGCTTCTCTTGAAAAACCAAAACTAGATATTAGAGTAGGTATTAATACAGGTTCTGTTGTTGCTGGGGTTGTAGGAACAAAGAAATTTGCTTACGATATTTGGGGAGATACGGTTAATGTAGCTAGTAGAATGGAAAGTTCTGGAGCAGTGAATAGGGTTAATATAAGTGAGTCTACATACAATTTACTTAAAGACAAAACAGAGTTTAAATTTGAAGCAAGAGGAGCTATTGAGGCAAAAGGAAAAGGAAAAATTAAGATGTATTTTGTAGATAAAGTTAGTTAAAAGCATTTTTTCTGATGATTTCTAATTCATCAAAAGTAAAAATGTTATTTGAGTAAAGGGAATAGAGCTCATCTGTAATAGTTGCATTAAATAATAGTAAATCATCTGTATTTACCGTTACTTTTATTCCTTTGTCAAATAGTTTTCTAATAGGATGTGTTTTCAAATTAGAAACAGCCCCTAAAGAAATATTACTCTGTAAACAAATATTTAATCTGATGTTTCTCTCTAAAATTAAATCCATTGTTTTTTCTGAATTTACAGCATTTATACCATGTTGTAATTCATCGGGATTTAAAATGTTTATTGTTTCTTCAATTGATTTAGAATCAGAGAACTCGCCAATATGAACTTTTGTTTTAAGTTTGTTTTTCTTTGCTTGTTCAAACAAATCTTTAAAAGAGTTTAAATTTTGATTCGCTTCTTTTCCATAAATATCAATTCCGTTAAAAACGCCACTTTCTATACAAGAATTTCCATAAGTATTTACTTTTTCTAAGGGTAAATCTTTGTTGATACCAATATCAGGTTTAAAGTCAATTTGGGTTTTATATTTCTTTTTTATTCTTTTTACTTCAGATATCACAGTGTTGATAGAGTTATCAAAAAAACGAGTCAGACCAACATCTACACTAGCTTCTAAAAGGGTAACGTTATCATCTATGCTGCTTTCTATGGCATTTTCCATAAAGTAAACAACATCTTCTTTGGTAACCATTATTATATTTAAATGACCGTAAATAAAGTCGATCATACCAGGTAGGCCATTGTGTTTTTGTGGAAATATAATGGTAGAATTTGGGTATTTTCCTTGAAGTCTCTTTTGAGAACCCCCTAAATGAAAGTGATTATGAACATCCGCTTTTGGTGTTTTTAATAGCTCTTCTTTAGAATGTTTCACACGTAGTAATTAGATGGTTGTTTTAGATGCTTTTTTTGATGATGTTTTTGGAGAACTATATAGTGTAAGTAGTTATAAAATAAGGTTTTAATTATAATTATAATTATGATATTTTATTTAAGTTCCTTTTTTTTTTTAACTAAAGTTTATTCTTCAAAACTAATATGAAACAAAGCTTCACCTTTATTTACAATAGGTGTTTTATTAATGCAAAAAATATGTCCATCAAAAGGAGCATAAACTTTCTTTTTAAAATCACCAAAAGGGTCTTGTATAATGCCTAAAACTTCTTTTTTCTTAACAAAAATTCCATTGGTAACCATAATTATAAACATTCCAGAATGAGAGGCTCTTATCCATTTTGCTTTGTTTACAAAAATAGGTGTTTCTTTTACTGTAATTTTTCCTTCTATTAAACCTAAGCGAATCAGAACATTCTTAGTTCCGTTTAATCCTTCGTTAATAATTGTTGGATTTAATTCATTCGATTTTCCACCTTCAAATAATAAAATAGTTTTACCCATTTTATGCAACGTTTCTCTTAAAGATTTTGTGATGTTTTCTGAAAAAACAATCATTGGAGGGTTAAAAACTTTTGCTAACTCCAATGCTTTTTCATCGTCTTTGTTACATCTAATTTGAGCAATATTGTCACGTTTGCCGCCACCTGTATGAAAATCGATAACATAATCTACATGAGGTGCAATTTCTTTTGTAAATTGATACGCAAACTGACTCGCTAAAGAACCATTTGCAGAGCCAGGAAACATTCTATTTAAATCACGTCCGTCAGGAAATTCTCTTGTATGAATTAAATATCCAAAGATATTAAAAACAGGGATACAGATAATAGTTCCGTTAACGGGTATATTTATTTTTTGAGAGATAATTTCTCTAATAATTCCAACTCCATTTGTTTCATCACCATGAATACCTGCTAATAATAACACAACAGGCCCAGGTTTTTTAGAACGTTCTATAATTACAGGAACTTTTACAGTTGTTCTTGTGTGTAATTTTGCAACCTCTAAATCTAAAACAGTACGTTTTCCTTCAGGAATTTCTTTTCCTAAAAGGATAAATGGTTTACTCGACATGAATTTCTAAATATCTAATAATTTCTTTGGCAATGTTTTTTCCTGTTGCAACTTCAATTCCTTCTAAACCAGGAGAAGAATTTACTTCTAAAACCAATGGGCCTTTAGAAGATTGTAACATATCTACACCTGCAACACCTAAGCCTAAAGCTTTCGTTGCTTTTAAAGCCGTTTTTTCTTCTTCGTCCGTTAATTCTATTATAGTTGCATTTCCACCTCTATGCAAGTTAGAACGGAATTCTCCTTCTTTTCCTTGGCGTTTCATTGCACCAACTATTTTTCCATCAACTACAAAAGCTCTAATATCTGCACCACCAGCTTCTTTAATAAATTCTTGTGCAATAACTCTTGCTCCTAAACCATTAAAAGCTTCTAAAACGGAAGTTGCTGCATTTTTTGTTTCTGCTAAAACAACACCTAAACCTTGTGTTCCTTCTAAAAGTTTTAAAATTAATGGAGCACCACCAACAGACTCTACTACGTGTTCTACGTCTTTTGTGTAGTTTGTAAATACCGTTTTTGGTAAGCCAACACCAGCTCTTGCTAAAATCTGTAAACTGCTTAATTTATCTCTAGACTTTACTAATGCTTGTGAGGAAACAGCAGAAAATACTTTCATCATTTCAAATTGTCTTATTACTGCTGTACCATAAAAAGTAACAGAAGCACCAATTCTTGGAATAATAGCATCTACATTCTCTAAGTATTCCCCTTTGTAAAATATTTTAGGTGATTTTTTTTCTATTTCGATATTGCATTTTAAATGATCTACAACCATAACTTCGTGGCCTCTTTTTTCAGCAGCTTCCAACAACCTTCTTGTAGAATACAATTTTGGATTTCTAGATAAAATTACAATTTTCATTATTTTTTATGTTTTAATTTGTGTGATAAATTTGTTTTAGCTGTATCTATCACAAATTTTTTGTTTAAAAATTTTCTCCCCAATAATATGGGAAATTTCATGTCTTTTCGCTCACTTAATGTTAAATAAATTGGAAAAGAGGTATTGAAAATGATGATTTCTGTTTGAACCATAAAACGTTTTTCAGAAATACCATTAGAACTTTTTACAATTTTTGAAGAATAATTTTTTGAAGTAAACTCTTTATTGTTATAAAAAGAATGCTCTGGATCTAATAATGTGAACTTAATTAAACTTTCCCCATTTACTTTAAATTCTTCAATATTTGAACAATGTATAGATGAAGTGTAGGCGCCAGAATCAATTTTTAAATCGATGTCTGCAAGTGATAATTCTGGAAAATCAGCTTTATCTACACGACCAATTGTTATTTTCATTTTTTTCAATTAAAAGAGAGTAAAATTACAGATACTTATTGACTTATTTTTAATTTTTATTAAAAAAAATTATAGTTTAGAAGTTGCTGCTTCTGCACATCTTTCTCCATCCATTGCTGCAGAAACAATTCCTCCTGCATAACCACCACCTTCTCCACAAGGAAATAAACCTTCTATTTCTGTATGTTCTAAATTTTCTTTTCTTGGAATGTTTACAGGTGATGAAGTTCTAGATTCTACACCAACAACATTTGCTTCATTTGTATAATAACCGTGCATTTTTTGACCAAAAGCAGCAAAACCTTTACGCAACCTTCCGCCAATAATTTTTGGCAATAAAGAATGTAGTGGAGCCGATTTTAAACCTGGTTGATACGAAGTATCATTTAAATCTGTAGATAATTTTCCATCAACAAAATCTACCAATCTTTGTGCTGGAGCGGTTTGCGTTCTTCCTCCTGCAAAAAAAGCTATTTTTTCTAAATCTTTTTGAAATTCTAACCCTTTTAAAGGACCAAATTTTTCATATTTAGCAAAATCTTTATCAATATCTAATTCTACTACAATTCCAGAATTTGCAAATCGGTTATTTCTTCTACTTGGTGACATTCCGTTTACAACAACTTCACCACTTGCAGTTGCAGCAGGTACAATAAATCCTCCAGGGCACATGCAAAAAGAATACACACCTCTGTTATTTACTTGATGTACCAAACTATAAGCTGCTGCTGGTAAAAGTTCATCTCTTTGACCAGAACAATGATATTGAATTTGATCTATAATTTCTTGAGGATGTTCTACACGAACGCCCATTGCAAAAGATTTTGCTTTTAAAGCAATTTCTTTTTTATGTAACAATTCATAAATATCTCTTGCAGAATGACCTGTTGCTAATATGACAGATTTTACAGCCATTTCTTGTCCGTTTTGCAGCTGAATTGCTTGAAGTTTATTATTGGAAATCGTAAAATCTATGACACGCGTTTCAAAATGAATTTCACCACCAAATTTCAAGATATTCTCTCTAATGTTTTCAATTATTTTCGGCAATTTATTTGTTCCGATATGAGGATGTGCATCAACTAAAATTTGTTCTGTTGCACCATGAAAAACAAGGTTTTCAAAAATACGTCTTACATCTCCCCGCTTTAAACTTCTGGTATACAATTTACCATCAGAATACGTTCCTGCGCCCCCTTCTCCAAAACAATAATTAGAATCTTCATTTACAATATGATCTTGATTTATGGCTTTTAAATCTCTTCTTCTATCTTTTACATTTTTACCACGTTCTAATACAATTGGTTTAAAACCTAATTCTATACAACGCAATGCTGCGTACATTCCTGCAGGGCCAAAACCAATAATATGTACTTCTTTTGCTTTAGAAACATCTTTATATTCAAATATATAGTCAGATTTTTCTGGAACTTGTTCATTAATATAAACAGCAACTTTATAATTAAAGATGATGTCTTTTTTACGAGCGTCAATAGATTTTCTTAAAACTTTTACAGCCGAGATTTCACTTTTATCAACTCCTAATTGTTTAGATGCTTTGTATAAAAGTATATTTTCTTTGTGTTCTTCTACTAAATTTACTCTAAGTTGAATCTCTTTAATCATGATGCAAAAGTACTTAAATAGTGTGTTTTATTTCACTTTATAAAAAAATAAAACAGGCTAAGAAAATTCTTAGCCTGTTTTTGGTTTTAATAAACCCCTAAAGTTTATCAAAAAGGTTTAAAAGATTAATTACTTTTTTCTATTA is part of the Polaribacter sp. SA4-10 genome and harbors:
- the rimK gene encoding 30S ribosomal protein S6--L-glutamate ligase → MKIVILSRNPKLYSTRRLLEAAEKRGHEVMVVDHLKCNIEIEKKSPKIFYKGEYLENVDAIIPRIGASVTFYGTAVIRQFEMMKVFSAVSSQALVKSRDKLSSLQILARAGVGLPKTVFTNYTKDVEHVVESVGGAPLILKLLEGTQGLGVVLAETKNAATSVLEAFNGLGARVIAQEFIKEAGGADIRAFVVDGKIVGAMKRQGKEGEFRSNLHRGGNATIIELTDEEEKTALKATKALGLGVAGVDMLQSSKGPLVLEVNSSPGLEGIEVATGKNIAKEIIRYLEIHVE
- a CDS encoding RimK/LysX family protein, with the protein product MKITIGRVDKADFPELSLADIDLKIDSGAYTSSIHCSNIEEFKVNGESLIKFTLLDPEHSFYNNKEFTSKNYSSKIVKSSNGISEKRFMVQTEIIIFNTSFPIYLTLSERKDMKFPILLGRKFLNKKFVIDTAKTNLSHKLKHKK
- a CDS encoding NAD(P)/FAD-dependent oxidoreductase; translation: MIKEIQLRVNLVEEHKENILLYKASKQLGVDKSEISAVKVLRKSIDARKKDIIFNYKVAVYINEQVPEKSDYIFEYKDVSKAKEVHIIGFGPAGMYAALRCIELGFKPIVLERGKNVKDRRRDLKAINQDHIVNEDSNYCFGEGGAGTYSDGKLYTRSLKRGDVRRIFENLVFHGATEQILVDAHPHIGTNKLPKIIENIRENILKFGGEIHFETRVIDFTISNNKLQAIQLQNGQEMAVKSVILATGHSARDIYELLHKKEIALKAKSFAMGVRVEHPQEIIDQIQYHCSGQRDELLPAAAYSLVHQVNNRGVYSFCMCPGGFIVPAATASGEVVVNGMSPSRRNNRFANSGIVVELDIDKDFAKYEKFGPLKGLEFQKDLEKIAFFAGGRTQTAPAQRLVDFVDGKLSTDLNDTSYQPGLKSAPLHSLLPKIIGGRLRKGFAAFGQKMHGYYTNEANVVGVESRTSSPVNIPRKENLEHTEIEGLFPCGEGGGYAGGIVSAAMDGERCAEAATSKL
- a CDS encoding succinylglutamate desuccinylase/aspartoacylase family protein, giving the protein MSSKPFILLGKEIPEGKRTVLDLEVAKLHTRTTVKVPVIIERSKKPGPVVLLLAGIHGDETNGVGIIREIISQKINIPVNGTIICIPVFNIFGYLIHTREFPDGRDLNRMFPGSANGSLASQFAYQFTKEIAPHVDYVIDFHTGGGKRDNIAQIRCNKDDEKALELAKVFNPPMIVFSENITKSLRETLHKMGKTILLFEGGKSNELNPTIINEGLNGTKNVLIRLGLIEGKITVKETPIFVNKAKWIRASHSGMFIIMVTNGIFVKKKEVLGIIQDPFGDFKKKVYAPFDGHIFCINKTPIVNKGEALFHISFEE